The nucleotide sequence CGACGGACGAGATGACGGTCTCCCCGACTCATGACGGGTCCCTGATGCCGCCCTGCGCGCTCGGCAGCAAGGCCGTTCCGCTCGCGGAGCGAGCGGGCTACGTAGCCCGCTTGCTCCGCAAGCGGAAGGGCTTCTCGCCCGTCCGTACTCCTTGGCCGAGAGGGCCGAAGCCGCGGTCCCACGGTTTCTCCAAGCAATGGTTGACGATCTGTCGCACAGGGGCGATCAGCGGCGGCGCCCTGGTCGTGGTGGCTGCAGTCGCCTTGGCCGGCAGAACCTGGCTGGCGGCACGGGCCGACGCGCTCGCGGTCAAGCCCGCCGAACCGCCGCCGGCGACCGTCCGCGTGGCCCGCTTCGAACCGGAGATCGTGACGCCCGGTCTCCGCTACAGCGCCGTGGTGAAGGAGATCGGCAGCGCCGAACTGTCATTCCGCGTCGGGGGGACGGTCGACGACATCCACCGCCTAAGCGGACCGGAAGGACGCGAGCATCCCATTCACGAAGGCGACCGCGTCGCCAAGGGCGCCGCGCTGGCGTCGCTGGATACGGCCGACTTTCGCCGAGAACGGGCAATCGCCGCCGAGAAGCTGGCGATCGCGCAAGCCAGGCTGGCCCAGCTCGAAACGCAATCCGGCCTGGCGACGATCGAACTGCGCCGCACCGAGCAGCTCGTCGGCCGTGGTGCCGCCACCGACGCCGAGCTCGACGCGGCCCGAAGCCGACAGCTTTCCACGGCGGCGGCCGTCGCCGGCGGGCGGCGCGACATCGAAAGCGCGCGGATCGGCGTGGAGCAGGCGGAGGCCAACCTAACCTACTGTACTCTGGTTTCGCCGCTCGAAGAGGGGACCGTGGCCGCGCGTTACATCGACGTCGGCGAGCGCGTCATGGCCAATCAGCGGGCGTTTCGCATCCTCGACCTTTCCAGCGTGGTGATTGCCTTCGGCGTACCGGACGCGCTGGTCGGCCGGCTCGCCCTCGGGCAGGCGATCGACGTGAGCTGCGAGGCCCTGCCGGGTCAGCAGTTCCACGGAGTCGTCCATAAGATCGGCGCGGCCGCCGAGCCACAGAGCCGC is from Pirellulales bacterium and encodes:
- a CDS encoding efflux RND transporter periplasmic adaptor subunit yields the protein MTICRTGAISGGALVVVAAVALAGRTWLAARADALAVKPAEPPPATVRVARFEPEIVTPGLRYSAVVKEIGSAELSFRVGGTVDDIHRLSGPEGREHPIHEGDRVAKGAALASLDTADFRRERAIAAEKLAIAQARLAQLETQSGLATIELRRTEQLVGRGAATDAELDAARSRQLSTAAAVAGGRRDIESARIGVEQAEANLTYCTLVSPLEEGTVAARYIDVGERVMANQRAFRILDLSSVVIAFGVPDALVGRLALGQAIDVSCEALPGQQFHGVVHKIGAAAEPQSRTYTVEVRIDDPRGLRPGMIASVLLEREVRAYLLPLTAILPSTARGAYEVFRVTEESGQPVVRRVLVEFDDVIDNRVTIKVGDGASLEPGDRVVATGTHRLYDGQRVVVEE